From a single Miscanthus floridulus cultivar M001 chromosome 8, ASM1932011v1, whole genome shotgun sequence genomic region:
- the LOC136470577 gene encoding uncharacterized mitochondrial protein AtMg00810-like codes for MDEMVLTGSSNAVLERIVDRLRAEFAIKDLGELHFFLGIDVKRTLTGFYLSQQQYADDILERAAMMNCRTASTPIDAKGKLSADGPPLEDAKTYRSITALLKRILRYVRGTSAMGPYIHGSRDLSITAYSNADWAGCPDTRRSTSGFCVFLGDALVSWSSKRQPTVSHSSAEAEYRAVINAAAECIWLR; via the exons ATGGATGAAATGGTGCTCACCGGGTCCAGCAACGCAGTTCTCGAACGGATCGTCGATCGACTACGTGCTGAGTTCGCAATCAAGGATCTCGGTGAACTACACTTCTTCCTCGGCATCGATGTGAAGCGTACACTGACCGGCTTCTATCTATCGCAACAGCAGTATGCGGACGATATTCTTGAACGTGCAGCGATGATGAACTGCAGGACGGCGTCAACACCGATCGATGCCAAGGGCAAGCTGTCCGCTGATGGGCCACCGCTTGAAGACGCCAAGACATACCGGAGTATCACCG ctctgctgaaaaGGATACTCCGCTATGTTCGAGGGACCAGCGCGATGGGACCGTACATCCATGGCAGCCGTGACCTCTCCATCACGGCATACTCCAATGCCGATTGGGCGGGCTGCCCCGACACCAGACGATCGACGTCAGGGTTCTGCGTCTTCCTGGGCGACGCGCTTGTCTCGTGGTCTTCAAAGCGCCAGCCCACGGTGTCGCACTCCAGTGCCGAAGCTGAATACCGTGCTGTCATCAACGCCGCGGCGGAGTGCATCTGGCTTCGTTAG